In Candidatus Bathyarchaeia archaeon, a single window of DNA contains:
- a CDS encoding alkaline phosphatase family protein: MKALVIGVDSASPVLIQKWMDELPNLRAIFDSGAHGVLKSIVPPESVPAWQCFATGKNPAKIGVYGFTYIGRDRQLKFGKTTPELGCFWDICSQRGMKVGVFNVPGTYPPYPVNGFMVSGFPVPPHGVWSYPDDLMKRLDSSVSGYEIDVPLTKPTSMKGGEKTYLLQVQKLHDKTLQAAKQLIEWYEPDVFTMTFQAIDQVHHDFWKYMDNQDSPYANVLRDWYIKMDAAIGELRELSGPLTNVLVLSDHGSAPVSSALFINKYLESNGLLTVKGPVKRKGENYVKLRNWVLKTLPPSAIATIYKMTPEFIGYRFTESAAIERTLQSLVDNIDWDKTLAFSTGGHQAHIYVTYDLVDKLKGGEGSQTKTSVVEKLCNLMSELTDPKSGEKISPIFHFKEDTFKGPFQNEAPDLCVELYTKNEKVQVNPRLGAKQLWSSSPHFSSIHTREGFYGITGLNIRHGVKLDANLLDLAPTLLRLLNVETEADFDGRVLDQVIAN; this comes from the coding sequence TGGCGTTTTGAAGTCGATCGTCCCGCCGGAAAGTGTTCCTGCGTGGCAGTGCTTTGCCACAGGGAAAAACCCCGCGAAAATTGGCGTTTACGGGTTCACCTACATAGGAAGAGACAGGCAGCTAAAATTCGGAAAGACTACTCCAGAACTCGGATGCTTCTGGGACATCTGCTCGCAAAGAGGAATGAAAGTAGGGGTCTTCAACGTTCCAGGAACCTATCCCCCCTACCCGGTAAACGGTTTCATGGTATCCGGCTTTCCCGTGCCGCCTCATGGGGTCTGGTCCTACCCAGATGATCTGATGAAAAGACTAGACTCCTCAGTCAGTGGTTATGAGATCGACGTCCCACTAACCAAGCCTACGAGCATGAAGGGGGGAGAAAAAACATACCTCCTCCAAGTTCAGAAGCTGCACGACAAAACCCTTCAGGCTGCAAAACAACTGATCGAATGGTATGAACCCGACGTTTTCACAATGACATTCCAAGCAATCGATCAAGTCCATCACGATTTTTGGAAATACATGGATAACCAAGACTCACCTTATGCAAACGTTTTGCGCGACTGGTACATCAAGATGGACGCCGCGATTGGAGAACTTCGCGAGTTGTCGGGCCCTCTAACCAACGTACTGGTCCTCTCCGACCATGGATCGGCACCTGTCTCCTCTGCTCTATTCATCAACAAGTATCTGGAGTCTAACGGTCTTCTGACAGTCAAGGGTCCTGTGAAACGCAAAGGCGAAAACTACGTGAAGCTTAGGAACTGGGTCCTGAAAACACTGCCGCCGAGTGCCATTGCGACCATCTATAAGATGACGCCAGAATTCATTGGTTACAGATTTACTGAATCAGCAGCAATAGAACGGACCCTCCAGAGCCTTGTTGACAACATCGATTGGGACAAGACGCTAGCATTCTCAACTGGTGGACACCAGGCTCACATTTACGTGACATACGATCTTGTAGACAAGCTCAAGGGTGGGGAAGGTTCCCAGACCAAGACGAGTGTCGTGGAGAAGCTGTGCAACTTAATGAGCGAACTTACGGATCCAAAGTCCGGTGAAAAAATATCACCGATATTCCATTTCAAAGAAGACACTTTCAAGGGGCCGTTCCAAAACGAAGCGCCTGATCTTTGTGTCGAACTCTACACTAAGAACGAGAAAGTCCAAGTTAACCCGAGGCTGGGAGCCAAACAACTCTGGAGCTCTTCGCCACACTTCTCATCAATACACACTCGAGAAGGGTTCTACGGAATAACAGGACTAAATATTAGACACGGAGTCAAGCTGGATGCGAACCTTCTAGACCTAGCTCCAACGCTGCTAAGACTACTCAATGTGGAAACTGAGGCCGACTTCGACGGTCGAGTCCTGGATCAGGTCATCGCGAATTGA
- a CDS encoding type I glyceraldehyde-3-phosphate dehydrogenase: MRIAINGFGRIGRCFHRAILENKYSDIEVAVINSTSAPRTLAHLLKHDSTYGVLPSDVSWDSETITVAGQRIPCLSQTDASSIDWKSFEVDAVLESTGQRLQREDLTVYAGNGAGRVLISAPFEDADVILIPGCNLETYDPTLHKIISMGSCTTNCLAPCLAVLDRAFGVTHGFATTIHAYTSDQRLLDGSHEDLRRARAAGQSLIPTRTGATQTIGKVLPGLKGKITCSAIRAPTATVSLLDLVVQCRREVGRNEVNGAFEKASGEKLKGILAISDEPLVSVDYKKNPHSAVIDGLSTGTNGSMVRVLAWYDNEWAYSMRLIDTFHQIERSDLTSQVPSGNL, translated from the coding sequence TTGCGAATAGCGATTAATGGATTCGGTCGCATTGGAAGATGTTTCCACCGTGCGATCTTGGAGAACAAATACTCGGACATCGAGGTTGCTGTAATAAACTCAACTTCGGCTCCTCGCACCCTCGCGCACCTCTTGAAACATGATTCAACCTACGGAGTTCTTCCTTCGGACGTCAGCTGGGACTCGGAGACCATCACTGTTGCAGGACAGAGGATACCTTGCCTCAGCCAAACAGATGCATCCTCAATAGACTGGAAGAGTTTTGAAGTCGACGCAGTGCTTGAGAGCACAGGACAACGTCTCCAACGAGAGGACCTAACCGTTTATGCCGGCAACGGGGCTGGAAGGGTCTTGATCAGCGCTCCCTTCGAGGACGCAGACGTCATCCTTATCCCTGGATGTAATCTGGAAACATACGATCCGACCCTCCACAAGATCATCTCGATGGGTTCATGCACAACGAACTGTCTCGCACCTTGCCTTGCCGTCCTAGACCGCGCCTTCGGGGTCACGCACGGGTTTGCAACAACCATCCACGCCTACACCAGCGACCAAAGATTGCTCGACGGGTCTCATGAGGATCTTCGAAGGGCCAGAGCAGCAGGCCAATCCCTCATACCGACCCGAACCGGTGCAACGCAAACAATTGGAAAAGTCCTTCCGGGCCTCAAAGGGAAAATTACCTGCTCGGCGATAAGGGCGCCTACAGCCACGGTTTCGCTTCTCGACTTAGTAGTCCAGTGCAGAAGAGAAGTTGGCAGGAACGAAGTCAATGGCGCCTTCGAAAAAGCATCAGGTGAAAAACTGAAGGGAATCCTCGCGATCTCTGACGAGCCATTGGTCTCTGTTGATTACAAGAAAAACCCGCATTCAGCAGTCATAGACGGGCTCTCGACAGGAACGAATGGTTCAATGGTTCGTGTTTTGGCCTGGTATGACAACGAGTGGGCGTACTCAATGCGATTGATCGACACATTCCATCAGATCGAGCGGTCCGACCTGACATCGCAAGTTCCTTCCGGGAATCTTTGA